One region of Termitidicoccus mucosus genomic DNA includes:
- a CDS encoding DUF3748 domain-containing protein: protein MSASAAERQVTTAAHDHVLTNINCWSPDGRWLAYDTRSEGGAKFDGASIEIVDTQEGRVRVLYRSRDGAGCGVVTFHPVIASVVFILGPANPTADWSYGASRRRGVIVDGGRPGRIRAMDAMNYAPPFTPGALRGGSHVHVYSPDGQWLSFTYDDEILSRLDEAEEKAKGQGSAPAASGAVPVEHDRNQRNVAVAAPLAPVHVARSHPRNHDGGFFCAVVTRTVNDPRPGSDEISRAFEEGWLGENGYVRVDGRRQRRALAFQGLVTAAGGSRHAEVFVVDIPDDITRPGDAPLEGTATRRPAPPAGTAQRRLTFTDARKFPGAAAAPRHWLRSSPDGTQIAFLMKGDAGGTQLWTISPNGGEPRQVTRLPHDIASAFSWNRDGTRIAAVIDGSVCVIDTASGDAARLTPRRDPSDAPSELACVFSPDGAQIAYLRRMVSQGNGYNQIFTVRVPVQTPFPNL, encoded by the coding sequence CTGTCCGCCTCGGCCGCCGAGCGCCAGGTTACGACCGCCGCGCATGACCACGTGCTCACCAACATCAACTGCTGGTCGCCCGACGGACGCTGGCTCGCCTACGACACGCGCTCCGAGGGCGGCGCGAAGTTCGACGGCGCCAGTATCGAAATAGTCGATACACAGGAGGGGCGCGTGCGCGTCCTCTACCGCTCGCGCGACGGCGCGGGATGCGGCGTGGTGACGTTTCATCCCGTCATCGCCAGCGTCGTGTTTATCCTTGGCCCGGCAAATCCGACCGCCGACTGGAGCTACGGCGCCTCGCGCCGCCGCGGCGTGATCGTGGATGGCGGCCGGCCCGGGCGCATTCGCGCAATGGATGCGATGAACTACGCGCCGCCGTTCACGCCGGGCGCGTTGCGCGGAGGGTCGCATGTGCATGTTTACAGTCCCGACGGCCAGTGGCTGAGCTTCACCTATGACGACGAGATCCTGTCCCGCCTCGACGAAGCCGAGGAGAAGGCGAAGGGGCAGGGGAGCGCGCCGGCTGCTTCCGGCGCCGTGCCGGTGGAGCACGACCGCAACCAGCGCAACGTCGCCGTGGCCGCGCCGCTCGCGCCCGTGCATGTCGCGCGCAGCCATCCGCGCAATCACGACGGCGGCTTCTTCTGCGCCGTCGTCACGCGCACCGTGAACGATCCCCGCCCCGGCTCCGACGAGATCAGCCGCGCCTTCGAGGAAGGCTGGCTCGGCGAAAACGGCTACGTCCGCGTCGACGGCAGGAGGCAGCGGCGCGCCCTCGCGTTCCAAGGGCTCGTCACCGCCGCCGGCGGCAGCCGGCACGCCGAGGTCTTCGTGGTGGACATTCCCGACGACATCACGCGCCCGGGCGACGCGCCGCTGGAGGGCACCGCGACCCGCCGCCCTGCGCCGCCCGCCGGCACCGCGCAGCGCCGCCTCACCTTCACCGATGCGCGCAAATTCCCCGGCGCCGCCGCCGCGCCGCGCCATTGGCTGCGCAGTTCGCCCGACGGCACGCAAATCGCCTTTCTCATGAAGGGCGATGCCGGCGGCACGCAACTCTGGACGATTTCTCCCAACGGAGGCGAGCCGCGCCAGGTCACGCGTCTTCCGCATGACATCGCGTCGGCGTTTTCGTGGAACCGCGATGGCACGCGCATCGCCGCCGTCATCGACGGCAGCGTGTGCGTGATCGACACGGCCTCCGGCGATGCCGCCCGCCTCACGCCGCGTCGCGATCCGTCCGACGCGCCCTCGGAGCTTGCCTGCGTGTTTTCTCCGGACGGCGCGCAAATCGCCTACCTCCGCCGCATGGTGTCTCAAGGCAACGGATACAATCAAATCTTCACCGTGCGCGTTCCCGTGCAAACCCCGTTTCCGAATTTATAA
- a CDS encoding discoidin domain-containing protein: MTHKLSRSLIAISAVLACSFAAAITPAELPKNLGPNLALDKPYECSEPNKSGWTSGVTDGSWTGAKGSTFASGNAEKFPKTLTIDLQATQEIAHVLVGTPAIGSTKSITVSISTDGRQFADIGANDFLPGKADNHLFSLKPAPARYVRLTFTGNHAKQDRFGAGYCFITEVEVFGTSGGPTQSNLGKSTPAAPAASAAAPVDPKLELPRAQIPANLGSNLALAKSYECDDKNPSSWDPGLTDGLWAMRRGSTFATNRTNKFPKNVTIDLRTSARLTHVHVGVPNFGSTKTIAVSVSYDGKNFTEVGRHDFSYGKAEAHLFEFAPVLARQVRLTYLGNHAGKNRFDPAYCFTTEVEVYAQGGR; encoded by the coding sequence ATGACCCATAAACTCTCCCGCTCCCTGATTGCGATTTCCGCCGTGCTTGCATGCTCGTTTGCCGCCGCCATCACTCCCGCCGAGCTGCCGAAAAACCTCGGGCCGAACCTCGCGCTCGACAAACCTTATGAATGCAGCGAACCCAACAAAAGCGGCTGGACTTCCGGCGTCACCGATGGTTCCTGGACCGGCGCAAAAGGCAGCACGTTCGCCTCCGGCAACGCCGAGAAGTTTCCCAAGACGCTCACCATCGATCTCCAGGCAACACAGGAAATCGCGCATGTGCTGGTCGGCACGCCCGCCATTGGCTCCACCAAGAGCATCACGGTTTCGATCAGCACGGACGGCAGGCAATTCGCCGACATCGGTGCGAATGATTTTCTGCCGGGCAAAGCGGACAACCACCTCTTCAGTCTCAAGCCCGCGCCGGCGCGCTACGTGCGGCTCACCTTCACCGGCAATCACGCGAAACAGGACCGCTTCGGCGCGGGATATTGTTTCATCACCGAGGTGGAGGTGTTCGGGACATCCGGCGGACCGACGCAGAGCAATCTCGGCAAAAGCACCCCGGCGGCTCCGGCTGCCTCGGCCGCCGCGCCGGTCGATCCCAAGCTCGAATTGCCCCGCGCCCAGATCCCGGCCAATCTCGGTTCCAACCTCGCGCTCGCGAAATCCTACGAATGCGATGACAAGAATCCGAGCAGTTGGGATCCCGGCCTCACCGACGGGCTTTGGGCGATGCGCCGCGGTTCCACGTTTGCCACCAACCGCACCAACAAATTCCCCAAAAACGTCACCATCGATCTCCGCACTTCCGCCAGGCTCACGCACGTGCATGTGGGCGTGCCGAACTTCGGCTCGACCAAGACGATTGCCGTCTCGGTGAGCTACGACGGCAAAAATTTCACCGAGGTCGGACGCCATGATTTTTCCTATGGCAAGGCCGAGGCTCACCTCTTCGAGTTCGCGCCCGTGCTCGCGCGGCAGGTGCGTTTGACCTACCTCGGCAACCATGCCGGGAAAAACCGCTTCGATCCCGCCTACTGCTTCACAACCGAGGTGGAAGTCTATGCGCAAGGCGGACGCTGA
- a CDS encoding autotransporter domain-containing protein yields the protein MKQTLQIAAAPSASGIIFAAAARALLVLSASLAVMAGLKAEDFTGTLYWDPSVSGSTTLGGSGTWSDTNVWWNASGPASLTWVSGTTGTVKDYGDLRFGGLGQSGTYKLTLDLDTIQKPLATSPAATSSNLTILGFRFSGDYEMTSAAANGTVIEALGSYSSVRLFVDSGKHLHINGSDNPITIQANANVSGGNNPANNGARHTILLAGGGHFTLSGSVTVNHGSSLNGRISIGEVTDSAMTTLDLDGPGVLLQGARLWLDNAIVNVDGSVIALSGNATSQTLRSVLHIGSLIADASTAPSVLNINSGTVSALGNPSASALASGVWYLDSGTAGSGGTINLNGGELITTNIQVNSAATASQTAEFIFNGGTLSVAASAATNHLNTFINGFQNSETNRVAIAEGGAYINTEAIPGKRADILSVISGSGNLVKLGANSTLGLNAVNTYTGTTIVISGSMRLGVADAIAASRAVEVRAGATIYPGGVPQILRQLSGDGAINRGNATVTLRNDLADTSFAGTLTYSTSGTYVKDGAKTLALAGDNSAYAARFLVSEGALLLASGANLGGLVTVENGAILGGLGTATGTVALNSGGILQPGTAAAGVLTVDTLQLNAGSILGFNIDAGNASSSLNVTNPVTFLSGSAADIVLNLNALISGTYDLGNITSLDNAVVKYDGLSIGGRQSADLDIIGGTNLQLTLDAGSSLKVIWTGQNDGVWNLSGTNWKKESDSSAVPFVFGDTVVFDDSLTTDRRDITLATDITVSDMIVSGTGNYSFTSRAITTDAASVNGSSLTGATGKLVMNGTGTLTLAPTGTNDFKGGIELQNGTLVAATSGALGAAGLTGSGTLAKTGTDVLDIATDKLAGTIALNIDEGILRLSKSTSGAYTFANQLTGDGMLAVKLTGIADTLSLGAGSTGGFSGTLAIESASFTLDASSAAQLSTASLSVGAGSHINKASGDMSIAGLSLDGGTIQFAVNGISPDGILTVGTLNTGSAGAETVVMMDLGSGGSSTQLNPAVPPATNILDHDNGSATGEKVIAVTGSITGAGTLKLTGTDGNPVAGSITSVIEQYVPGSGTLKENVADATYSAALVTGSDGVYLGSALTSISVYDGKQLILDNSAPGVDNAFTIGISGSGGLRVRASGTIVLSGSNTYTGITMLASGVTRAARADIFKDSAGVSISAGATFETGGADQTLRHLHGAGTLDLGGATLTLTAEEHYISEFSGALTGAGHIIKTGSGALTLSGVSTRGTGTTGISEGRLIIKNNLSALGSGVVSFSSSSAVLEFNTITSGTYNSAITGGGIVAVRDSNFAFGNSGNRLSEFILINSTVLPTSSVHALGSTTSHVYIDPTSALYVSYGHSTTTNALRVGSVTVAAGGKLLYGLNGAVNKFDLTGGVLTLEDGAVIGFAGRVADGIYDLVEDGFGTIDRQGALVLDKGPNKMVQWRATDNGDIELITLSFDPTVQVSMTFDAMTAAMSAVYNRMSESFLLPVIEANRSSKINGLWMRGFASSAEYDETADQYGHTEDTYGVVVGFDALSKNRKYLMGVYGGFAGSTLETDANAKGEADQQFAGLYGAAKWGRFYIGIDGMAGWSKSDNTRHQADGGVSEGTSNANYYGGSVEAGLVFHPTQTFTLKPAVGLHYLNAEFGAYKERGDSAIAYPDVDQDLLQSLVSVQASWKFTTPWGWPSMADLTYAWRQGISEKSDDVVVRFVSDTTQAPYAIRAGDYARGGHSIGGGIRSIVNDSLSLGLAYDFEIASHRSRHTVNGTVRWSW from the coding sequence ATGAAACAGACATTGCAAATCGCCGCCGCTCCGTCCGCCAGCGGTATCATTTTCGCCGCCGCCGCCCGCGCCCTCCTGGTGTTGTCGGCATCGCTGGCTGTCATGGCAGGCCTGAAGGCCGAGGACTTTACCGGCACCTTATATTGGGATCCGTCGGTTTCGGGTTCCACGACATTGGGTGGCAGCGGCACTTGGTCGGACACGAATGTCTGGTGGAATGCGTCCGGCCCCGCCTCGCTGACCTGGGTTTCCGGCACAACCGGCACGGTGAAAGACTACGGCGACTTGCGTTTCGGCGGCCTGGGGCAGTCCGGCACTTATAAGCTCACGCTGGATTTGGACACGATTCAAAAGCCACTGGCGACATCACCCGCCGCCACCAGCAGCAATCTCACGATTCTCGGATTCCGGTTTTCGGGCGACTACGAAATGACATCCGCCGCCGCCAACGGCACCGTCATCGAGGCACTCGGAAGCTACAGTTCGGTCCGCCTGTTTGTTGATTCCGGAAAACATCTTCATATAAACGGCTCGGACAACCCCATAACGATACAAGCCAATGCCAATGTGTCGGGCGGCAACAATCCCGCCAATAACGGCGCCCGTCACACCATATTACTGGCAGGGGGAGGGCATTTCACACTGAGCGGAAGCGTCACCGTAAACCACGGTAGCAGTCTCAACGGGCGCATCTCGATCGGCGAGGTGACCGACTCCGCCATGACGACCCTTGACCTCGACGGCCCCGGTGTTCTGCTTCAGGGCGCCCGCCTGTGGCTGGACAATGCGATTGTCAATGTGGACGGCTCGGTCATTGCCCTGTCAGGAAACGCCACCAGCCAGACCCTCCGCTCAGTCCTGCACATCGGCTCGCTGATAGCCGATGCGTCCACGGCCCCCTCCGTCCTTAATATAAACAGCGGGACGGTCAGCGCGCTGGGCAATCCCTCCGCCTCGGCTCTGGCATCAGGAGTATGGTATCTCGATTCAGGAACGGCCGGCTCGGGCGGAACCATCAATCTGAACGGTGGCGAATTGATAACAACAAACATACAGGTCAACTCCGCTGCCACCGCCAGTCAAACGGCAGAGTTTATATTCAACGGAGGCACGCTTTCGGTCGCCGCCAGCGCGGCAACCAATCATCTGAACACATTTATTAACGGCTTCCAAAACAGTGAAACCAACCGTGTTGCCATCGCGGAGGGCGGCGCTTATATAAACACCGAGGCCATTCCGGGCAAACGGGCGGACATCCTTTCCGTCATCAGCGGCTCCGGAAACCTCGTCAAACTCGGCGCCAACTCTACCCTAGGTCTCAACGCAGTGAACACCTATACCGGCACGACCATCGTCATCTCAGGCTCGATGAGGCTGGGCGTCGCTGACGCCATCGCCGCGAGCCGCGCCGTCGAGGTGCGGGCTGGCGCGACGATCTATCCAGGCGGCGTGCCGCAGATTCTCCGTCAGCTTTCCGGCGATGGTGCCATTAACAGAGGCAATGCCACGGTTACCTTGCGCAATGACCTCGCGGACACCTCCTTTGCGGGGACGCTCACCTACAGCACGTCAGGCACCTACGTCAAGGACGGTGCAAAAACCCTCGCTCTCGCCGGCGACAATTCCGCCTATGCCGCCCGCTTCCTCGTTTCCGAGGGCGCGCTGTTGCTCGCATCCGGCGCTAATCTCGGCGGTCTCGTCACCGTGGAAAACGGCGCTATTCTCGGCGGCCTCGGGACTGCCACTGGCACCGTCGCGCTCAATTCCGGCGGTATCCTCCAGCCCGGCACCGCCGCGGCTGGCGTGCTGACCGTCGATACCCTCCAGCTCAATGCCGGCTCGATCCTCGGCTTCAATATCGACGCTGGCAACGCCAGCAGCAGTCTCAACGTGACCAATCCCGTCACCTTCCTTTCCGGCTCTGCCGCCGATATTGTTCTCAATCTGAATGCGCTTATTTCCGGCACCTACGACCTGGGTAACATCACCTCGCTCGACAATGCCGTCGTTAAATATGACGGCCTGTCCATAGGAGGACGCCAGTCCGCTGACCTGGATATCATCGGAGGCACCAATCTCCAGCTCACACTCGACGCCGGTTCGAGCCTCAAGGTCATTTGGACGGGACAGAACGACGGAGTCTGGAACCTCTCCGGAACCAATTGGAAAAAAGAAAGCGATTCCAGCGCAGTCCCCTTTGTTTTTGGTGACACGGTCGTCTTTGACGACTCACTCACAACCGATCGGCGCGACATCACGCTCGCGACTGACATCACCGTGTCCGATATGATTGTCAGCGGCACCGGCAACTACAGCTTCACCAGCAGGGCCATTACCACCGATGCGGCCAGCGTGAATGGCTCCAGTCTCACGGGCGCCACTGGCAAGCTCGTCATGAATGGCACCGGCACGCTCACGCTCGCTCCCACCGGCACGAATGATTTCAAGGGTGGCATTGAACTCCAGAACGGCACGCTTGTGGCCGCGACTTCCGGAGCGCTCGGCGCGGCCGGCCTCACGGGCAGCGGCACCCTCGCCAAGACGGGGACGGACGTCCTTGACATTGCGACCGACAAGCTTGCCGGCACCATCGCTCTCAATATCGACGAAGGCATCCTGCGCCTCTCGAAATCAACTTCAGGCGCCTACACCTTCGCCAATCAACTCACAGGTGACGGCATGCTCGCCGTCAAACTCACCGGCATCGCCGACACCCTCTCGCTCGGCGCAGGTTCAACCGGCGGTTTTTCCGGCACATTGGCCATCGAGAGTGCCTCCTTTACGCTCGATGCAAGCTCCGCCGCCCAACTGTCCACTGCTTCACTCAGCGTTGGCGCGGGCAGTCACATCAACAAAGCCTCCGGCGACATGAGCATCGCTGGGCTGTCCCTCGATGGCGGCACGATTCAATTCGCCGTGAACGGGATTTCGCCCGATGGCATCCTCACCGTGGGCACGCTCAACACCGGCAGCGCGGGCGCCGAGACTGTCGTCATGATGGACCTGGGTTCGGGCGGCAGTTCCACGCAGCTCAACCCGGCGGTGCCTCCCGCCACCAACATTCTCGACCACGACAACGGCAGCGCCACCGGCGAAAAAGTCATCGCGGTCACCGGCTCCATCACCGGCGCGGGCACGCTCAAGCTTACCGGCACCGACGGCAATCCCGTCGCCGGTTCCATCACCTCGGTGATCGAGCAATACGTCCCCGGTAGTGGCACGCTCAAGGAAAACGTCGCCGACGCCACCTACAGCGCCGCGCTGGTCACCGGTTCCGACGGCGTTTACCTCGGCAGCGCGTTGACCTCCATTTCCGTTTACGATGGCAAGCAGCTCATCCTCGATAACTCCGCCCCCGGCGTGGACAATGCCTTCACCATCGGCATCAGCGGCTCGGGCGGCCTGAGGGTGCGGGCCAGCGGCACCATCGTTCTTTCCGGCAGCAACACCTACACGGGAATCACCATGCTTGCGTCGGGCGTCACCCGCGCGGCGCGCGCCGACATTTTCAAGGACAGCGCAGGTGTCTCGATTTCCGCCGGCGCGACCTTCGAGACCGGCGGCGCGGACCAGACGCTCCGCCATCTCCACGGCGCGGGCACGCTCGACCTCGGCGGCGCCACGCTCACGCTGACGGCGGAGGAGCATTACATCTCCGAGTTCTCCGGCGCGCTCACCGGCGCGGGCCACATCATAAAGACTGGCAGCGGCGCGCTCACGCTTTCCGGTGTCAGCACGCGCGGCACCGGAACGACCGGCATCAGCGAAGGGCGCCTGATCATAAAGAACAACCTCTCCGCCCTGGGCTCGGGAGTCGTTAGCTTCTCGTCGTCCTCGGCGGTTCTGGAGTTCAACACCATCACCAGCGGAACCTACAACTCTGCCATCACCGGCGGCGGCATTGTGGCGGTGCGCGACAGCAACTTTGCCTTCGGCAATTCCGGCAACCGTCTGTCCGAGTTCATCCTCATCAATTCCACCGTGCTGCCGACCTCGAGCGTCCATGCCCTCGGCAGCACCACCTCGCATGTATACATCGATCCCACGTCCGCGTTGTATGTTTCCTACGGGCACAGCACGACCACCAACGCGCTTCGCGTCGGTAGTGTGACCGTGGCTGCGGGAGGAAAGCTGCTCTACGGGCTCAATGGAGCCGTGAACAAGTTCGACCTTACCGGCGGGGTGCTGACGCTTGAGGATGGCGCGGTGATCGGTTTCGCCGGTCGCGTGGCGGATGGAATATACGATCTCGTGGAGGATGGCTTCGGCACCATCGACCGGCAGGGCGCCCTGGTCCTCGACAAGGGACCGAACAAGATGGTCCAGTGGAGGGCGACCGACAACGGCGACATCGAGCTCATCACGCTCTCCTTCGATCCCACCGTTCAGGTCTCGATGACTTTCGATGCCATGACGGCCGCGATGTCCGCCGTCTATAATCGCATGAGCGAGAGTTTCCTGCTCCCGGTCATCGAGGCGAATCGTTCCTCCAAGATCAACGGGCTGTGGATGCGCGGCTTCGCGTCTTCGGCCGAATACGACGAGACAGCCGACCAATACGGGCACACCGAGGACACCTACGGCGTGGTCGTCGGTTTCGACGCGCTCTCCAAGAACCGCAAATACCTGATGGGCGTTTACGGCGGCTTTGCCGGCAGCACCTTGGAGACCGACGCCAATGCCAAAGGCGAGGCCGACCAGCAATTTGCCGGCCTCTACGGCGCGGCCAAGTGGGGCAGGTTCTATATCGGCATCGACGGCATGGCCGGCTGGTCGAAGTCTGACAACACCCGCCATCAAGCGGACGGCGGCGTCAGTGAAGGCACCAGCAATGCCAACTACTATGGCGGCAGCGTCGAGGCGGGCTTGGTCTTCCATCCCACCCAAACCTTCACCCTCAAGCCGGCCGTCGGCCTGCATTACCTGAACGCCGAGTTCGGCGCCTACAAGGAACGCGGCGACAGCGCGATCGCTTATCCGGATGTCGATCAGGACCTCCTGCAAAGCCTCGTCTCGGTGCAGGCCAGTTGGAAATTCACCACGCCGTGGGGCTGGCCCAGCATGGCGGATCTCACCTATGCGTGGCGTCAGGGCATCTCCGAAAAATCCGACGATGTCGTCGTGCGCTTCGTTTCCGATACGACCCAGGCGCCCTACGCGATCCGCGCCGGCGATTACGCTCGCGGCGGCCACAGCATCGGCGGCGGCATTCGCAGCATCGTGAACGATTCGCTTTCGCTCGGGCTCGCCTACGACTTCGAAATCGCCAGCCACCGCAGCCGCCACACCGTGAATGGCACCGTGCGCTGGTCGTGGTAA